In Nostoc edaphicum CCNP1411, the sequence TAATGCTTGAAGAAGGAAAGGTCGATATGATAGAACTACATAATGAATTATATACAGGTATATTAGATGAATATTGCAGAGACAATTTACAATTCGTTCCGCATTTAACGCTAGGAATATGTAGAAAAGATACAGATCAATTTTTGCAATTCTTAAAAGAAGTACAGCATTTAGGTTTAAATTATCGTTGTTTTGTCGATAAAGTCCACCTGATAAATATTGCTGATCAGAAGAGGTCAATAATTTGGAGTAAAGAATTTGTATTGCGAAATTAGCAAAGCTTTAATCGTGTTGGCATTTCCCCTAGTTATTTACTGCTCCCTTGAGACTATTCTATCTGTTTGAATCTTCTGAATTGCCCGTTGTGCTTGGATGGACACTTCTTTGTCAGGATCATCTAAGGCTTGTTGCAGGGGGTTAATAACATCAGGATGAGCTAAATTACCAAGTGCGATCGCAGCTTCTTTGCGGACATCTGCATATTCATCTGTTAATGCTTGAATTAATCTCGGCATAACTTGAATATCTGGAATTTTTTGCAAGGCTTGTGCTGCTGATTTCCGCACTTGCCAATGTTCATCACTTAAAGCTATTTCTAATACTGAAATTGCTTGATTATTTGCATGAATAGCCAGAGATTTAGCTGCATTCCGACGAACTTGCCAGTCACTATCATTTGTAAGTGCTTGACAAAGCATTGTAATAACTTCTGCATCTTGTAAATGTTCTAAAGTTAAAGCAGCAGCACGACGTACACTTGCTTCTTGATCAAAGATTAAATTTAAAGCTTGCGGACATTTTTCTAGTTGATTTATATATCGCAGTGTCGTAATGGCTGCTTCTCTTAATTCAGGTTTTTTTGATTCTAAAAATGGTAAAATATCGGGTAAAGATTGGATATCATGTATCTTCCGCAAAAGCACTAAAATATTTAATTGAAGATTTATATCATTACTTTGGAGTTTATCTAGTAAAAGTAACAATTCATTTTGTGTAACTAACTCGTTTAATGCTGATACGGCTTCAGTGCGAATATCTATATCTGCTGAACCGAGGCATTCAATTAAGGCAGGGATGGCAACAGGATTAGCAATTTCCCAAAGGGCATATATTGCTATTTTCTGAACAGTAATATGTTCGTCTTTTAAAGCTATTATTAAAGCGTCGATTGTTTCGTCATCGCCTAAATGTTGCAAGGTTTTGACAGCTACTATACGATCATTTAGGTCAGGCGATCGCAGCATTTCTAGCCAATTTTTGAGGTCATCGTTCATTAATCTTTACCACAGATAGTTAACGTAATAAAAAGGGAATTTGTACTGTAATTGCATTAGTTGGACATTCTTTTTCACAAGGTAGACAAAACCAACACTCATCATATTTCATGTAAGCTTTGCCTGTTTCTGGATTTTTTGCCAATACATCCAAGGGACAAACTTCAATACAAGCTGTGCATTTTTCTAGACATTTCGATTCATCAACGATGACAGGAACATCTATTCTCTGATTAATTAAAGCCATAAAATAACTCCATTATTTTGTAATTAAACTGCTAAACGATAAAATAAATGGGGTAAGCT encodes:
- a CDS encoding 2'-5' RNA ligase family protein, producing MSYALVHYPNINTEYINQIRQKYDPQFNLIEPHITLVFPVIESINENNLILHIDSILSKWKIFPICLKGLQKSWDEYIFLMLEEGKVDMIELHNELYTGILDEYCRDNLQFVPHLTLGICRKDTDQFLQFLKEVQHLGLNYRCFVDKVHLINIADQKRSIIWSKEFVLRN
- a CDS encoding HEAT repeat domain-containing protein; its protein translation is MNDDLKNWLEMLRSPDLNDRIVAVKTLQHLGDDETIDALIIALKDEHITVQKIAIYALWEIANPVAIPALIECLGSADIDIRTEAVSALNELVTQNELLLLLDKLQSNDINLQLNILVLLRKIHDIQSLPDILPFLESKKPELREAAITTLRYINQLEKCPQALNLIFDQEASVRRAAALTLEHLQDAEVITMLCQALTNDSDWQVRRNAAKSLAIHANNQAISVLEIALSDEHWQVRKSAAQALQKIPDIQVMPRLIQALTDEYADVRKEAAIALGNLAHPDVINPLQQALDDPDKEVSIQAQRAIQKIQTDRIVSREQ
- a CDS encoding 4Fe-4S dicluster domain-containing protein — encoded protein: MALINQRIDVPVIVDESKCLEKCTACIEVCPLDVLAKNPETGKAYMKYDECWFCLPCEKECPTNAITVQIPFLLR